Proteins co-encoded in one Octopus bimaculoides isolate UCB-OBI-ISO-001 chromosome 7, ASM119413v2, whole genome shotgun sequence genomic window:
- the LOC106878875 gene encoding zinc finger protein 665 — translation MEGKLCKSQINGEKECGRFDLSLQTQKSVKKRPHHCEICGKTFQQNNHLVDHKRTHTGEKPYNCDICGKTFSKNSNLYRHKMKHSGLRPYHCDICGKTFTIKSSLFSHKRIHTGEQPFRCDICGKTFAQYGNLYNHKQKHSGIKPFECDICGKAFSANCYLSSHKRVHTGEKPYHCDVCGKHFSQNGLLTRHKLIHTGHKPYHCDICGKTFPVNSALSCHKRVHTGEKPYHCDICGNMFSYKGNLSTHKRIHTGEKPYHCNICGKSFQYKASLSFHKRLHTGEKPYYCEFCDKKFSNSSNLESHKKTHSKLKPYQCDICGKSFSANCDLTSHKRVHTGEKPFQCDICSKHFSTRGILACHKRRHTGYKPYHCDICGKVFAVSCNLSSHRRVHTGDKPYCCHICGKTFSQSGNLATHKRTHTRRTSYDCDICGKMFSYKGNLTNHKHVHK, via the coding sequence atgGAGGGGAAACTGTGTAAGAGTCAGATTAATGGTGAAAAGGAATGTGGAAGATTTGATTTATCTCTTCAGACACAGAAAAGTGTTAAGAAGAGGCCACACCACTGTGAGATCTGTGGGAAAACCTTCCAACAGAATAATCACCTTGTTGATCATAAACGtactcacacaggtgagaaaccatacaactgtgatatctgtggcaagaCATTTTCTAAGAATAGTAATTTATACAGACATAAGATGAAGCATTCAGGACTTAGACcctatcactgtgacatctgtggaaAAACCTTCACCATCAAAAGTTCATTATtttctcacaaacgtattcacactggagaaCAACCTtttcgctgtgatatctgtggtaagacatttgctCAGTATGGTAATTTATATAATCATAAGCAAAAACATTCAGGAATCAAACCCTttgaatgtgatatctgtggcaaagcaTTTTCTGCAAATTGTTATCTCTCCAGTCATAAACGTGTTCAcactggtgagaaaccataccactgtgatgtTTGTGGCAAGCATTTCTCTCAAAATGGGTTGTTAACTCGtcataaacttatacatacaggACATAAGCcttaccactgtgatatctgtggtaagacGTTTCCTGTAAATTCTGCCCTATCTTGTCACAAACGTGTTCAcactggtgagaaaccatatcactgtgatatctgtggtaatatGTTCTCATATAAAGGCAATTTGTCGACTCATAAACggattcacacaggagagaaaccatatcactgtaacatctgtggtaaatcattccaaTACAAAGCTAGTTTATCTTTCCACAAACGTTtacacacaggtgagaaaccatactaCTGTGAATTCTGTGATAAAAAATTTAGTAACAGCAGTAACTTAGAGAGTCATAAAAAGACACATTCAAAACTTAAACcttatcagtgtgatatttgtggtaaatctttttctgCCAATTGTGATTTGACTAGTCATAAACGTGTTCACACTGGTGAGAAACCATTTCAATGTGATATTTGCAGTAAACATTTTTCTACAAGGGGTATATTAGCTTGTCACAAACGTAGACATACTGGTTataagccatatcactgtgatatctgtggtaaagtgTTTGCTGTAAGTTGTAATCTGTCTTCTCACAGACGTGTTCACACTGGTGACAAACCATACTGTTGTCACATCTGTGGCAAAACGTTCTCTCAGAGTGGTAACTTAGCTACtcacaagcgtacacacacacgtaggacatcatatgactgtgatatatgtggtaaaatgTTTTCCTATAAGGGTAATTTAACTAACCATAAGCATGTACACAAGTGA